TGCGAGGGAGACGTCTTGCAACCAATGAGTGGTTGAATCACTCGAGTGAAGAGTGAGAAATGAGAATCTTAAATCAATCAAGAAAGTGATTGAATTCCATTTAGACAAgagaaatttccaacatgaaatagattaaaaaaaaattgtagttcaacacataaaaaatgaaagaaatttacCCCATGCCTCAACAAATATACCTCGAGTCCTTGACCCTTTAAAAATCAAAAAGTGTCAATTTTGAATATGAAGAATTTTCACAACTACACGAGTAATTTGATGTATATTATTTATCGAAACATTCTTTTACAATTGATTCGGAAAGTAAGTTTGTTCACcaaattactttttttttccttttcgaaTTGTTTAGcggattattttttttttaaaatcataaaatattctgAAATGCATTAGAGTTCATTAAAGagtaattttaaaatattctgaAATGCATTGAAGAAAGGTTTAAACAAAATACTATTAATGTTGATTAAAATAGAGTTTTCTAAATATTTACtcaaattttaattgttaatgaaTCATAAgttcttttaaattaaaatttactctatttataaataaaagtatttataaaaatataacttCTTGCAAATAATGAATAGAGATCGAAGTGATAAGAagttatatgaaaaaaaattatacttataattattaaaaaaaaaagttaaaataaataaaataaaatatgagatAAATATATATCATTTACTTTTCTTAACTTATATTAACTATGAATTAAATTAGTTTTAGATTTGAATTATGAGTAAATTTCTAGAAATCTTTAAATTAAATGCataattatatgaaaaaattgtaacaaaaatcaaataattatgttttgatataCAAATTGAATAACAAATTGAACCATTCAAGAAATTTAATTGTCTAATGATTTTTCCTAGATGTAATAAAAAAGAGGGGTCCATTTTacttacaaaagaaaaagaagggaCCCATGATTTCAAATTTCAGTTTGTATGAAAGGTTTGTTACCGTTGGTGAAGAATCATATGTCCTAGACTTAAACCTTAAAGGGGCAATTTTTGAACCGTGGAGGTGGAAGGATGGGCACTTGTTGAAAAAGGTATTCTCATTCTCACCCTACAAAATAAATACTATTAAAAAGGTACACATGATGTTCCCTCTTATCATTTCATTTTTTGGGTGTACAAATTCTTTTATatagtttcttttttcttttgtagtTATGTAGATAGATAAGAATATTTGATGTGAtacattttaacaaaaataatcAAAGTCCTCGTTATTAAGTTtggttatatttattaaaattaaaaaatatatataataattaatttttaaaaaatttgacatTTAATGAAATATTAGAGCataaataattgtttaattttataatcTACCCACGGTAAATATTCGGGTGAACCACAAAATTGAATTAAAGACgataaaaaaatgaatttgaatATGCGTATATTTACTAAAAATTATAAGCATTAGATAGAAGaattatcaaatattttgtttaatttctacTATTTTATTCAATGTAAGATTTTTCGTTCACACTTcacaaattaatataattttcaacTGAGATCATATGACCAAAGTGTTAGTCATTCAATAAATAGTATTTTTGATAatctaaaaattatttaattaattattttttatataattttcaatTGAGATTCTATGATCAAAGGGTTAATCATTCAATGAATAGTACTTTTGATAatctaaaaattatttaatttagcaatttaattaattaattttttatatgtcTATAATCCAAACACTTTATAATATCACCCTATtgtattatttttgaaaatatgaaaataaatattcataaagctgaatttaaaaaaatatatacttattatccatataaattaaatatttaacaatataatgctccaaaaaaaaatatatttaacaatATAACACATTATTCTGAATTACAatgaatttttcaaaatcacatcaaaattttaaaaaaatatttattatacgTAAGATCGGATAGATTCATGGTTTATTCTTTGTGgacaacatttatttatatatttatttttatatttaaaaattaataattaaaaaagtacattatatttaaaattgattatttaaaaatgCAAATTGTGCAAGAGTTCAAAATTTTATATAGGATCTCTTTGACGGTGGCTGATAATATATCTATAACAATTTCTCATATTTTGCAACTAGAAATCTCTATGAAACCAATGATGAAAAGGTAGCATTTATGATGATCCTAGGGTTAGTTGGTGGTGCATAGTGGAATTTAGTGTTGATTCATTGTCAACTCAAGCAGCAAACAACGGAAAAATTGAAAAGAAggtctcataaatgaaacatactCTGAAATGTCAAAGGATATAATAGATGGAGTAGTGcctaaaaattttcaaatttcaaaatacaATACAAGTATCTTGTGATATCATTATAGGTTTTTCATTCTTAGATATACTTTCCTTCCCAATTAATACACAAAGATACATTTCTTTTCCCATTCTCTCCTTCAATTTTTCATAGCTCAAGACTCTGTTACTTTTATGTATAAGCAAGGAATCTCATTAAAATTAcccattttttaatttataattaacaaCCTTGGGTTGCAAACAAGACCCTCTAGCCAAATTTAGTTAATTATtgtatttatcttttgaaagagataaaagtaatttaaaaatataaattggtTTTGAGTTGAGTTTTACTTAGTTGATTTAATATTAtcctaaaattattttttattctaaattttattttttatctcaaTTTTGTTTTGGAATACATTTTTATAATGTAAAACAATCACAAACAATTTTATGTCACTTttgcttattattattaaatcaaatagTTTTTGTTATGATCTAACAATTAAATGTGTTGTAAATTAAGTTTTTTTCATAATTACAGAAATATTTAATGTGTATATATtcaaatttagatttttttttttaaatattataatttaaagtgTACGATTTCCATCACTAAGTTATTtgacatttaaaaaattaatttaattcaacttaaagctaaaattatttttgcaaaataaaatatcaaattattATTTCACTTAAAAAAAAAAGGCATTCCTAAATAACTCCCTTCCCTTATATTAAAATGATTCGGTCAAATTAATATAATCATTtactaacaataaaaaaaaattaaattgatggtaagtaattcaataaataaataaataaataaataaataaataaataagtatacaTATCAATTCAACAATTTAATGGATtaggattttttaaaatattcataatttttATGAGTATTCATAAATATTATGAcatttactatttaatttttttatctttaaataaaatgataatactAAATATTCTcacataaattatattaatattaaacttAGAAATATCGGTTTTTATCTATAAAATTTGCACactaataaattattattgtGATAGAATTATACATACATACATGAATATGATTATATGAGTATGGTTAGGTTGATATGAAATTGGatgttattaataaatatttattattttcctAAAATATCGTATAAGGGCAATATCGGAACTCAAAGTTTGTTGCTTTCTTTCTTTCGTATATAAAGTCCATGTTCGTGAGAAAGACATACAAACAGAGAACCAAAACAAAAAAGAGAGAAACAGAGCAAGAAACAGAATTCAAAAACAAACGcaaaaactttaacaaaaaaaaaaacatcattcgTTGCAACGGTTTGAAAAACATGGAAGAAATCGTGTTACTGGTCGATGATTTGAAGCTACTTTCAGGAATTTCTCGCTGTAGAATTTGCCATGAAGAAGAGTTCGAAACCACCGAAACCTTGGAAGCACCATGTTCTTGTTCCGGAACCGTTAAGGTAAAAAAACATATAGTTTATTGATTAATCAACTGTTATAACTTAATAGCTtatgctcttttttttttaattttgattaataagTAATAACTAATAAGTGCTTTTTTTTTCAGTTTGCTCATAGAGATTGTATACAAAGATGGTGTAACGAAAAAGGAAATATAATTTGTGAAATATGTCTCCAGGTAAATATGATGATTTAAGATTATTcagttttctttcttcttttgcacCCTTCATATAACGTTTCTGTTTTaacatgttttaatttatttttatttttattttatttacttaatgTTATTggtaatttattttttgtttctaaatataaaaaataaaggaagaAAGAGTTATCTGTTTGGACACGTATTTTGTCATCGATAGAAATTATGTTATGACGTAAATTGGATGGGCTTCTCTATCTGATTTTGACTTCTTTGAAACGTTCATAAActtctttcttgttttctttattcATTTAGTTTTTGTCTTTTTCTTACCTTAGCTTAAAATTAAAATCGATCTATTTTAGTATATGATGTGTATATAAAGCTTATTTGTTTGTTGGGTTTTTTTAGATATAAAGTTTatagattaaataaaaatataacttttttttgttttaatagttTAGTTTCTAAATATAAAAGATACGTGTATAATTTGTTGAGCTAAAATTGATAATTGTTTTTGCAGCAATATGAACCTGGATATACAACTCTTCCAAAGAAGTCAGAGATAAATGATGAAGCAATGTCCATAAGGTACTTTACCGCGTTTAATAATTCAATTGAAAATAGCTTTGaactgattattttattttatttaatcaatctTTTCACATTCATACGTCTTAGCTACACATGAAGGAGCGactatattatataattttggTGTTGCGTATTAATTGACTTAATATTTTCTTCCCTATCCTTCAAAGTAACACATTATAATAAAtaactttttaatattttcagGGTAGAGGAAGAAGCTTCAGACGCAAGAGAAAATATGGTGGAAGGAACTGTAATAGAAAGTGATTATTCAGAATGCAGCTCTACTGCTGACAGAAGTGCAACTCACTGTCGATCACTTGCAATAGCTGTAAGCACTATTTGCATTTTCTTATaggagtaataaataaataaacataattcttaattaaattcatattattttcaaaattttattgaAAGTA
The Vicia villosa cultivar HV-30 ecotype Madison, WI linkage group LG6, Vvil1.0, whole genome shotgun sequence genome window above contains:
- the LOC131610424 gene encoding uncharacterized protein LOC131610424, with translation MEEIVLLVDDLKLLSGISRCRICHEEEFETTETLEAPCSCSGTVKFAHRDCIQRWCNEKGNIICEICLQQYEPGYTTLPKKSEINDEAMSIRVEEEASDARENMVEGTVIESDYSECSSTADRSATHCRSLAIAFTVVLLVRHCLVVPTSGAEDYPFTPLTVIVLKALGIIIPMYLVTKTIGAIQNTIRCYRGSEYDTSLPEENDRNDATHQENLIHS